The stretch of DNA GTCGCCCTCCTGCTGATCCTCGCGGGCTTCCTGGTGCTGCTATTGCGTCCCGGGCGGATCTGAGCCGCTCCGCACCCTCTGCTCCGCAGCCCCTGCGAGCATGTTCAGGGATTCCTGTGCAGCGCGGCCCGGGGCGGGGTTAGCGGAGGAGGTCGTGGTCTGGCAGGTCCCGGCGGCCGAGCAGGGCCAGGCGGGTGAAGACCTGCCCGCGGTGGTACTGCTCGTGCGTGACCACGTGCCAGATAATCTCCTCCACGCTAGCGGTCTCTGTGGGGTCCCAGGGGAAGGGGCGGCGGGAACGGGCCTCCGCCGGGCTGAGTCCCGCCACCAGGGCTACGGTGGCCTCCCGCTGGGGGCGCCAGGCGGCCAGGATGCCGTCCAGGTCTTCAGCTCGGTCCAGGAGTGTCGCCGGCACAGGCCGGTCAGCTCCTCGGGCAGAACGCTGAAGCTGCGCAGGATGCGGTCCGGGATCATGCAATTCTCGCCCCCAGTTGAGCCTCAGCGTCGGGGCACAGCAGGATCACGCGCCCGTCGTCCTGCACTGCCCCCAGCACCAGCACCTCGCTGGCGAATCCGGCGATGCGCCGCGGGGGAAAGTTCGTTACCGCCACGACCTGCCGCCCCAGCAGCTCCTCCCGACTGTAGAAAGGGCGGATGGCAGCCGAGGAAGAGCGTATGCCATAGGGGCCAAAGTCGATGAGCAGGCGGTAGGACGGTTTGCGGGCCTGGGGGAAGTCGTCCACCTGCACGATGCGCCCCACGCGCATCTCCACGCGCTGGAAGTCATCTACGGTGATCAGGCCCACAGCCGGCGTATACTTCGGCTGATGAGGCACTTCTCCTGGCGGGCGGTTGCCCTGTGGGTGGCGGCGCTGGGGCTGCTCGCCGCTTTGCCAGCCGCCGCGGCCCCGGGCTTCCCCCTGACGGTGCGCGATGCCCTGGGCCGTCGCGTGACCGTGCCCCGGCCTCCGCAGCGGATCGTCTCCACGGCCCCCAGCGTCACAGAGGTCCTCTTTGCCCTGGGCTTGGGCCGGCGCGTGGTAGGCGTCAGCGACGCCGACGACTACCCACCCGAAGGGCTGAGGGGGAAGGCGCGCGTGGGCGGGGTCATCCTGAACGCGGAGCGTATCCTGACCCTGCGCCCAGACCTGGTGGTGGGGGTGGCCGGCCTTCAGCAGGGGCAGCTGGAGCGCCTGATCCGGCTGGGATTGCCTGTACTGGCCGTGGAGGCGCGCAGCCTGGAGGAGACCTTTGCGCAGGTCCACCTCCTGGGGCGGGTCACGGGGCGCGCGCCGGCTGCGGAGCAGCTCGTTGCCGGCCTGCGGACCCGGACGGCGGAGGTGATGCGGCGGGTGCAGGGACGGGCCGGCCCCCGGGTGTACGTGGAGATCTGGGACCAGCCGCTGCAGACAGCGGGCGCCGGCACGTTCATCCACGACTTGGTACGTCGGGCGGGCGGCCGCAACCTCTTCGCCGACCTCCGCGGATGGCCGCAGGTGGCTCCTGAGGCGGTCATCCTCCGCGACCCCGAGGTCATCCTGCTCACCTACCCGGGGAGGCGGCGTCTGGTCGGCCGACCGGGGTGGGCACGGGTGAGCGCTGTGCGCGCCGGCCGCGTCCACGAGGTGGACGCCAGTCTGATCTCCCGCCCCGGGCCACGGTTGGTGGACGGCCTGGAACAGATTGCCCGCCTCCTGCACCCGGGGGCGTTCCGGCAGTGAGCCCGCCCGGCCAGGCGCTCATCGTCCTTGCAGGGGCCAGTGTGCGCTTCGCTGCCGCCGCGGCCCTGGACGGCGTCACCCTGGAGATCGTTCCCGGTGAGTTTATCGGGGTAATCGGGCCAAACGGCGCAGGCAAGACGACGTTGCTCCGGGCGGTGGCCGGGACGCTCCCGCCATCCGCCGGGGCGGTGCTGGTGGAGGGGCGGGAGGCGGCGGCACTGCCCCCCCGTGAGCGGGCCCGTCTGCTGGCCACCGTGCCGCAGGTGGAAGGGCCGCCTGCGGGCTTCACGGTGGAGGAGGCGGTCCTGATGGGACGGACGCCGCACCTGCGGCGGCTGGGGCCGGTCAGCGCCCACGACCGGGAGCGTGCCGCCGCAGCCATGCACCGGGTGCGCATCGCGCACCTGGCCGGGCGGTTCGTGGAGACGTTGAGCGGCGGCGAGCGGCAGCGCGTGCTGATCGCGCGGGCGCTGGCGCAGGACGCCCGCATCCTGCTGCTGGACGAGCCCACCGCACACCTGGACATTGCCGTGCAGCTGGAGATCATGGACCTGCTGGCCGAGCTGAACCAGGGGGGCCTGACGCTGGTGGCTGCGCTGCACGACCTCAACCTGGCGGCGATGTACTGCCGTACCCTGGTGCTGCTGGACCGGGGGCGGATCGTAGCCGCCGGCCCCCCGCAGCGGGTGCTGTCCGCGGAGGTGCTGCAGCGGGTCTACGGGGCGGCCGTCCTGGTACGGCCGCACCCCCTCACCGGCAGGCCGCATGTGACGGTCCTGGGCAGGAGGGTGGTGGCGGGGGAGGGAAGTCCCCGGACGGCCATGCGGAACATGGAAGGCCGCCGGCTGATCGTAGCCATCGACGGCCCGGTGGGAGCCGGGAAGTCCACAGTCGCCCGGGCGGTGGCGCAGGCCCTGGGCCTGCGCTACGTCAACACCGGCTGGATGTACCGCGCGGTGGCCCGGGAGGCGCTGCGCCGGGGCGTTCCTTTGGAGGACGCGGCGGCACTGGCAGAGATCGCGCGCACCCTGGAGCTGGACTTCCGCGAAACGCCCCTGGGCACCCGGCTCTTTGTCGGCGGCGAGGATGTGACCGAGGTGCTGGGGGTGCCGGAGGTGGGCGAGGCCGCCTCCCGGGTGAGCACCCACCCGCCCGTGCGGGAGGCGCTGGTCGCCCGGCAGCGGCAGCTCGGAGCCGCGGGCGGCGTGGTCATGGAGGGGCGGGACATCGGCACGGTGGTCTTCCCCGACGCCGACGTGAAGGTGTTCCTGAGCGCCACGCCCGAAGAACGCGCCCGGCGCCGCCACGCCGAGCTGCGGCAGCGGGGGGTGGAGGTGCCGTTCGCGGAGCTGCAGGCGGCGGAGGAGGAGCGCGACCGGCGGGACCGGGAGCGGGCGCACTCTCCCCTGCGGCTGGCAGCAGACGCGGTGGTGCTGGAGACCACAGGCAAGACCCCGGAGCAGGTGGTGGAGGAGGTGCTGACGCTGTGCCGGAGGCGGAGCGGTGTGGTATAGGCTGAACCGCATGGTGTTCACCTGGTTCCTGCGCCGCGCCTTCGCATTCCGCGTGGAGGGGCGGGAGCACGAGCCCCGTCCGCCCTTCATCGCCATCGCCAACCACGCCAGCGCGGTGGATATACCTCTGCTGGCCATCGCCCTGAGCGCGCCCGTGGCCTTTGCGGCCAAAG from Armatimonadota bacterium encodes:
- a CDS encoding tRNA-binding protein; protein product: MPHQPKYTPAVGLITVDDFQRVEMRVGRIVQVDDFPQARKPSYRLLIDFGPYGIRSSSAAIRPFYSREELLGRQVVAVTNFPPRRIAGFASEVLVLGAVQDDGRVILLCPDAEAQLGARIA
- a CDS encoding cobalamin-binding protein encodes the protein MRHFSWRAVALWVAALGLLAALPAAAAPGFPLTVRDALGRRVTVPRPPQRIVSTAPSVTEVLFALGLGRRVVGVSDADDYPPEGLRGKARVGGVILNAERILTLRPDLVVGVAGLQQGQLERLIRLGLPVLAVEARSLEETFAQVHLLGRVTGRAPAAEQLVAGLRTRTAEVMRRVQGRAGPRVYVEIWDQPLQTAGAGTFIHDLVRRAGGRNLFADLRGWPQVAPEAVILRDPEVILLTYPGRRRLVGRPGWARVSAVRAGRVHEVDASLISRPGPRLVDGLEQIARLLHPGAFRQ
- a CDS encoding DinB family protein; amino-acid sequence: MHDPGPHPAQLQRSARGADRPVPATLLDRAEDLDGILAAWRPQREATVALVAGLSPAEARSRRPFPWDPTETASVEEIIWHVVTHEQYHRGQVFTRLALLGRRDLPDHDLLR
- the cmk gene encoding (d)CMP kinase — encoded protein: MSPPGQALIVLAGASVRFAAAAALDGVTLEIVPGEFIGVIGPNGAGKTTLLRAVAGTLPPSAGAVLVEGREAAALPPRERARLLATVPQVEGPPAGFTVEEAVLMGRTPHLRRLGPVSAHDRERAAAAMHRVRIAHLAGRFVETLSGGERQRVLIARALAQDARILLLDEPTAHLDIAVQLEIMDLLAELNQGGLTLVAALHDLNLAAMYCRTLVLLDRGRIVAAGPPQRVLSAEVLQRVYGAAVLVRPHPLTGRPHVTVLGRRVVAGEGSPRTAMRNMEGRRLIVAIDGPVGAGKSTVARAVAQALGLRYVNTGWMYRAVAREALRRGVPLEDAAALAEIARTLELDFRETPLGTRLFVGGEDVTEVLGVPEVGEAASRVSTHPPVREALVARQRQLGAAGGVVMEGRDIGTVVFPDADVKVFLSATPEERARRRHAELRQRGVEVPFAELQAAEEERDRRDRERAHSPLRLAADAVVLETTGKTPEQVVEEVLTLCRRRSGVV